From the genome of Sporosarcina luteola:
CATTTGACTACCTCCCACTTTTCCTACATCCTCTATTATATACCAACACACAGTCGAACCAAAATAATCATTCAAAAAAATCGGACTTCCGATTTTCACTGAGTGACGATATGGTATACTATGTGTAGATTTTTTATTAGCAAAGGAGTGGAATCATGTCCATATTGCAAAACACTCCGCTCCTCGCGGCATTATTTGCGATTGTTTTCGCTCAATTCGTTAAGATTCCAATCCATTTTTTATTGACGAAGAAATTGGACTGGAAATTGATGACGTCCACTGGCGGAATGCCAAGCTCCCATTCAGCTGCTGTGTCTGCGCTGACGACTGCCATCGGTTACGAAGTCGGCCTTGGATCTCCTTTATTCGCGGTGTCTGCAATCTTCGCGGTCATCGTCATGTTCGATGCAACAGGAATCCGTTACCAGGCGGGGCAACAGGCTTTGATCATCAACCAAATGAGGGTGGACTTTCAAACTTTCGTGACAGAGGTGAAAGGCTGGCCACAGAAAGATGGACCACAAAAGATCTTGGAACTGAAAACCCTTCTTGGCCATAAGCCTAGCGAAGTCTTTGCAGGCTCAATGACGGGCATTTTCATATCCGCCATCATTTATTCGTTTTTCATGATTTAAAAAGAAGAAGGTGCTCCCACAGGGAACACCTTCTTCTTTGTTAGATCAATTACGCCTCGGCGTAATTGCGAATCGAACAGCGTAGGGTTCGATTTGCCGTATTTCTGCGTTCTTTGCAGAAATTAAGGCACTATCAGGGCGTGACGATCTTAGGTTGCCTTCCGCATCTTAATTTGCTTCAGTCGTGCTTTCCGGCTGAAGCGATTAGAACATCTGATACCCTTGCTTCCTTAGCAGCTTGATGACAAACCCTGAAATGATTGCGCCAACTAATCCACTTGCAAGAATGATAATATCAGCTGCATGAAGAGAGACGATTTTTTCACCGAGCAGGCTGAATGAATGGCCTGGGTTTGTAAAATACTCAAAAACTCCCACTTCATCGATTATCAAAATGACGACGATCGGATAGACGATTGCCATCAACCACGTCATACGGAGTAGCATATTCAGCAAAAAGCCTATTCCGAAAAACATGACCATGAAAATAATTATGGATAAAACGACATGTGTCAATGAAATTGTTCCCAAATTGTCTACCTCCGCTTTCCATTCACCATTTTACAGGAACGGATATATGCTTTCAATAAATTAAAGCCATTTCAATGATTTGTCGAAATTTGAACACTACTTTTATTCATTTTTTATAAAACAGCTTATAGGATGTGTAACCAAACCATTCTCCCGGTTCCATCTGCTCCATTTGCAATAGCCCCGATTCAATAGCCCTTTCTGCAATCTCATGAATCATTGCTGATACATTCGGATCATCCTTCAGTTCATAAGGGGTCTTCCAAGCGACTTCCGAGATTTCATTCTCCTGAGGCGTTAAAAGCTGGTTTTCCTGTTCAGGACGCAATAAGAATAACGCCAAATTATCACTGACTTCCCCTTTCAGGATACCTGTACGGAATCCAACCATCCCTTCCAGTTTACAATCAAGCCCAGTTTCTTCTTTCACCTCCCGGATTGCTGCCTGGTCCGCTGTTTCATTCCCTTCCACGAAACCCGCTGGCAATGACCACATTCCTTTCAACCCGCTGTATGTTTTTTTGACGACGAGCCATTCGCCTTTGCTGTTCATGACAATACCCGCTGCACCGAGCCATACATTTCCGCGTTTTTTATTCGCCACACTATCCCCCCTAAAAAAACACCCGCCACTGAATAGGCGGGTGTTTAGTATCTTATGATTGCAGCTCTTATTTAAGTAAGTTGAACTTACCTTTTTTAATAGTAAGGCCTAATCCACCGATCATATAAAGGGAACGGTTATCAACCATCTTCTTCATGAATGATGCTTTTTTACCCATCAGTTTCTTACCGAAAGCGACACCGATTGCATCGTCATCACCAAGGGATGCGATAGCACCTTTAATATCCGGCACGAATTCGGATGTCGGGTTGCCCTTCATCAATGCGATCAAGTTGTTCGCACACATATCACCTTGCTGCATAGCAATTTGAGCTGTTGGTGGATATGGACGGTTTGTTTCTTCATTGATCATCAATGCGCAGTCACCAACGATGAATACGTCAGCATGGCCAGGAGCACGAAGATCTTTTTCAACTTTAACACGTGCACGCATGTTTTCGATGCCAGTTTGTTCGATCAAGCGGTTGCCTCGAACTCCAGCAGCCCATACGACAGTACCGGCTTTGATGAATTCAAACTCATCTTCGCCTTTT
Proteins encoded in this window:
- a CDS encoding divergent PAP2 family protein, producing the protein MSILQNTPLLAALFAIVFAQFVKIPIHFLLTKKLDWKLMTSTGGMPSSHSAAVSALTTAIGYEVGLGSPLFAVSAIFAVIVMFDATGIRYQAGQQALIINQMRVDFQTFVTEVKGWPQKDGPQKILELKTLLGHKPSEVFAGSMTGIFISAIIYSFFMI
- a CDS encoding YuiB family protein translates to MGTISLTHVVLSIIIFMVMFFGIGFLLNMLLRMTWLMAIVYPIVVILIIDEVGVFEYFTNPGHSFSLLGEKIVSLHAADIIILASGLVGAIISGFVIKLLRKQGYQMF
- a CDS encoding NUDIX domain-containing protein gives rise to the protein MANKKRGNVWLGAAGIVMNSKGEWLVVKKTYSGLKGMWSLPAGFVEGNETADQAAIREVKEETGLDCKLEGMVGFRTGILKGEVSDNLALFLLRPEQENQLLTPQENEISEVAWKTPYELKDDPNVSAMIHEIAERAIESGLLQMEQMEPGEWFGYTSYKLFYKK